A part of SAR86 cluster bacterium genomic DNA contains:
- the ggt gene encoding gamma-glutamyltransferase has product LFLDSAGNYDKTKARFSLLSAGVPGTVAGLSHALEKYGTMSWSEVITPALNLAKNGFEVTHDIENVLTLYKKRLTSNLAASKAYYKKDKVPYRAGETLKLPDLAWSLQQLKRFGPKAFYEGKIAKKIVDEMERNGGIISLEDLANYHVSEREPLRGTYKNFNIISMPPSSSGGVHLIQMLNILESFSLKEMGFGSSNYIHLLSEVMKRAYADRSVFLGDTDFAEVPLLGLTSKEYAKELSRKISLEEATSSIDVLVGDPLPYESPDTTHFSVMDKMGNAVSNTYTLNFSYGSGIVIPGTGFFINNEMDDFSSKPGTPNAFGLLGAEANAIAPFKRPLSSMTPTIIFKDGNPYLIVGSPGGSRIITTVLQVVLNLIEFEMNVAQAVASPRIHHQWLPDLLLVESGFSQDTLNILEKKGHKLREGRTMGSVQAILKEGNYFYGAADPRRPGAGAVAVSP; this is encoded by the coding sequence TTTATTCTTAGACTCTGCAGGAAATTACGACAAGACAAAAGCAAGATTTTCGCTTCTTTCAGCTGGAGTTCCTGGAACTGTTGCTGGATTGTCTCATGCATTAGAAAAATATGGCACTATGTCTTGGAGTGAAGTGATAACACCAGCTTTAAATTTAGCTAAGAATGGTTTTGAAGTAACGCATGATATAGAAAATGTTTTAACTCTTTATAAAAAGAGATTAACTTCAAATTTAGCTGCTTCTAAAGCCTATTATAAAAAAGATAAAGTCCCATACAGGGCAGGGGAAACTTTAAAACTTCCTGATCTAGCTTGGTCCTTACAACAACTGAAGAGGTTTGGACCAAAAGCATTTTACGAAGGGAAAATAGCTAAAAAGATAGTAGATGAGATGGAGCGGAATGGAGGAATAATTTCCTTAGAAGACTTGGCTAACTACCATGTATCTGAACGAGAACCTTTAAGAGGTACTTATAAAAACTTTAACATTATCTCAATGCCCCCTAGTAGTTCTGGAGGTGTGCACTTAATACAAATGCTCAATATCCTTGAGTCTTTTTCTCTTAAAGAAATGGGCTTTGGTTCTTCTAATTATATTCACTTATTGTCAGAAGTAATGAAACGAGCCTATGCTGATAGAAGTGTGTTTTTAGGAGATACCGACTTTGCTGAAGTTCCTTTATTGGGTTTAACTAGCAAGGAATATGCTAAAGAACTTTCAAGAAAGATATCTCTTGAAGAGGCAACCTCTTCTATTGATGTCTTAGTTGGAGATCCATTACCTTATGAGAGCCCTGATACCACACACTTTTCAGTTATGGATAAAATGGGTAATGCTGTTTCCAATACTTACACTCTTAATTTCTCTTATGGATCAGGAATAGTTATACCTGGTACGGGATTCTTTATAAATAATGAGATGGATGATTTTTCTTCTAAACCAGGAACGCCAAATGCATTTGGATTGCTTGGAGCTGAGGCTAATGCTATTGCTCCATTTAAAAGACCTTTAAGCTCTATGACTCCAACGATTATTTTTAAAGATGGTAATCCATATTTAATAGTTGGGAGTCCTGGTGGAAGTAGAATTATTACTACAGTACTACAAGTAGTTTTAAATCTTATAGAATTTGAGATGAATGTTGCACAAGCAGTTGCTAGTCCTCGCATTCATCATCAATGGCTTCCAGATCTTTTGTTAGTTGAATCTGGCTTCAGTCAAGACACGCTTAATATTTTAGAAAAGAAAGGTCATAAATTAAGAGAAGGTAGAACGATGGGAAGTGTGCAGGCTATATTAAAAGAAGGTAATTATTTTTATGGTGCAGCAGACCCACGAAGACCAGGGGCAGGAGCTGTGGCGGTTTCTCCTTAA
- the ggt gene encoding gamma-glutamyltransferase yields the protein MYFKFRFFLIFLIIYFPSIPFSAESILRYDQRIHPEIGQEFMVVSQNEDATKVGYQILDQGGNAVDAAVAMGFALSVTLPRAGNLGGGGFMLIYDAQSKDISAIDYRSAAPKAAKSEMYLTEEGVIRFGHLVNAVPGTVAGLIKAHRNHGKLTLKQVLRPSIQLAYKGIKVSHDLNFVLEWAKDSLLKNQISKNKFYKNGKALEVNSLFKQPRLAKTLTLISQKGDEVFYRGEIADWISEDSLKNGGLITKEDLALYEAKERVIIETTYRDHRVVSMPPAASGGLVLLQTLNFLENFDMKSAGHNSASSIHYLSEAMIRAFADRAKYHGDPDFYDVPVENILSKDYASKTSKSITSNLKTPPELILAGDFKKADESPDTTHLSVVDSDGNAVSLTYTLGSSFGSGVTVERAGFLLNNQMRNFSHYYGDTQAEFGTSEANKLEPNKRMISTQAPTMVFNPSGDLSIVLGSPGGGRIPNILTQVISNVIDHDLGYAESVLVPRVNQRVADDLEVESGISPDTLKLLESFSHIIRPTDTMGSVQAIFLKDNYLFGVADTRRPNAIAKGK from the coding sequence ATGTACTTTAAATTTAGATTCTTTTTAATTTTCCTTATAATTTATTTTCCTTCTATTCCTTTTTCTGCGGAATCTATTCTTAGATATGACCAAAGAATACACCCTGAGATAGGTCAAGAGTTTATGGTTGTTTCTCAAAACGAAGATGCAACAAAAGTTGGTTATCAAATTCTTGACCAAGGTGGAAATGCAGTAGATGCTGCTGTTGCTATGGGTTTTGCTCTTTCCGTTACCTTACCCAGAGCAGGGAATCTCGGTGGTGGCGGTTTTATGTTGATTTATGATGCTCAATCCAAAGATATATCTGCTATTGATTATCGTTCGGCAGCTCCAAAAGCAGCTAAAAGTGAAATGTATTTGACCGAAGAAGGGGTAATTCGTTTTGGTCATTTAGTTAATGCGGTACCTGGTACTGTGGCAGGCCTGATAAAAGCTCACCGTAATCATGGGAAGTTAACTTTAAAACAAGTTTTACGGCCATCAATTCAATTGGCCTATAAAGGGATAAAAGTTTCGCATGACTTAAATTTTGTATTGGAGTGGGCTAAAGACTCATTATTAAAGAATCAAATTTCTAAGAATAAATTTTACAAAAATGGAAAAGCATTAGAGGTTAACTCTTTATTTAAACAACCAAGACTAGCTAAAACATTAACTTTGATCAGTCAAAAAGGTGATGAAGTTTTTTATAGGGGTGAGATAGCGGATTGGATATCTGAAGATTCATTAAAGAATGGGGGTTTAATTACTAAGGAAGATCTTGCTTTATATGAAGCCAAGGAAAGAGTCATAATAGAAACTACATACAGAGACCACAGGGTAGTGTCAATGCCTCCGGCAGCAAGTGGGGGTCTGGTGCTTCTGCAAACACTTAATTTTCTTGAAAACTTTGATATGAAATCAGCTGGACATAATTCTGCTTCTTCAATTCATTATCTATCCGAAGCTATGATCCGCGCTTTTGCTGATAGAGCTAAATATCATGGTGATCCTGATTTTTATGATGTACCTGTAGAAAATATTTTGAGCAAAGACTATGCAAGCAAAACTTCTAAATCCATCACATCAAATTTAAAAACCCCTCCAGAGTTAATTCTTGCAGGAGATTTTAAGAAAGCTGATGAAAGTCCGGATACGACCCATTTGTCAGTTGTGGACTCAGATGGAAATGCTGTTTCGTTAACTTATACTTTAGGATCTTCTTTTGGCTCGGGAGTTACAGTAGAAAGAGCGGGTTTTCTTCTAAATAATCAAATGAGAAATTTTTCTCATTATTACGGCGATACTCAAGCTGAATTTGGTACGAGTGAGGCTAATAAACTTGAACCCAACAAAAGAATGATCAGTACGCAAGCTCCTACAATGGTCTTTAATCCGTCGGGTGATCTATCTATCGTTTTAGGTTCACCTGGAGGAGGGAGAATACCTAACATTCTTACTCAAGTGATCTCCAATGTTATTGATCATGATTTGGGTTACGCGGAGTCGGTTCTAGTTCCTAGGGTGAATCAGAGAGTGGCAGATGATCTTGAAGTTGAGAGTGGAATAAGTCCAGATACATTAAAACTATTGGAAAGTTTTTCTCACATAATTCGACCTACTGATACGATGGGGAGTGTTCAAGCCATCTTTCTAAAAGATAATTATTTGTTCGGAGTAGCAGATACCAGAAGACCAAATGCTATTGCCAAGGGTAAATAG
- a CDS encoding DASS family sodium-coupled anion symporter, with protein MSFLQNNKGFALGVAIALFVLLLPTPESLSPEAHKTAALFLLMGVWWATEAVPVAVTALVPLALFPLLGIVDIQSAANPYANKTIYLFFGGFLIATAIQKWNLHKRIALFVLENTGSNGASLILGFMITAAVISMWVMNTATTIMLLPIGLAVITVVKETVRGLSPKETENFQLALLLGIAYGATIGGMSTLIGTGPNGMLAAFMADNYDLDISFVDWMKVGVPLSVVMLPACWVILTRIIYPVKFQTSQETTDLLSSMKNDLGDLKGPEMKILIVFVFTAFAWMFRTVLDDIPFLNGLSDSGIAMISALFLFLLPSGHKEKKGALLEWDDAQKNVPWGLLVLFGGGLSLANAVQSTGLAIWMGNLIPQGISLVLIVILVVTLIIFLTELTSNMATTATFLPVVAAIAIQSEFNPLLVTAAVALAASCAFMLPVATPPNAIVFGSGLIKVPQMAKAGFLLNILAILIVSFIAVVSVPYFLL; from the coding sequence ATGTCCTTCTTACAAAATAATAAAGGGTTTGCATTAGGTGTTGCAATAGCACTCTTTGTATTACTTCTTCCAACTCCTGAATCTTTATCTCCCGAAGCTCATAAAACTGCAGCATTATTTTTATTAATGGGAGTTTGGTGGGCCACAGAAGCTGTCCCTGTTGCAGTAACTGCGCTCGTTCCCTTGGCTTTATTTCCGCTATTAGGAATTGTTGATATTCAATCAGCTGCAAATCCTTATGCAAATAAAACTATTTATCTTTTTTTTGGAGGATTTTTAATTGCTACTGCTATTCAAAAATGGAACTTACATAAAAGAATCGCTTTATTTGTTCTTGAAAATACCGGTTCTAATGGCGCCTCTTTAATACTTGGCTTTATGATCACTGCTGCCGTGATAAGCATGTGGGTAATGAACACTGCAACCACAATCATGTTGTTACCAATAGGTTTAGCTGTAATTACAGTAGTGAAAGAAACCGTAAGAGGTTTAAGTCCCAAAGAAACTGAAAATTTTCAACTGGCTCTGTTATTGGGCATAGCTTATGGTGCGACGATAGGAGGTATGTCTACCCTCATTGGAACAGGTCCAAATGGAATGTTAGCTGCATTCATGGCAGATAATTATGACTTAGATATAAGCTTTGTGGATTGGATGAAAGTTGGAGTTCCTTTGAGCGTTGTTATGCTTCCAGCCTGCTGGGTTATATTAACTCGCATTATCTATCCAGTTAAGTTTCAAACCTCGCAAGAGACGACTGACCTTCTTTCTTCAATGAAAAATGATCTTGGAGATCTTAAAGGGCCTGAAATGAAAATTCTAATTGTTTTTGTTTTTACTGCATTCGCGTGGATGTTTAGAACAGTTCTAGATGACATACCTTTTTTAAATGGTTTATCTGATTCTGGAATAGCCATGATATCAGCACTCTTCTTATTTCTACTTCCAAGCGGACATAAAGAAAAAAAAGGTGCTTTGCTAGAATGGGATGATGCTCAAAAAAATGTTCCTTGGGGTTTGCTGGTTCTTTTTGGGGGCGGCTTAAGCCTAGCAAATGCCGTTCAAAGCACTGGGCTAGCAATTTGGATGGGAAATCTTATCCCACAGGGCATAAGCTTGGTCCTTATCGTAATTTTAGTTGTGACTTTAATTATATTCTTAACAGAATTAACATCTAATATGGCTACAACTGCAACTTTCCTTCCTGTAGTAGCAGCCATTGCTATTCAATCAGAATTTAATCCTTTATTAGTAACGGCCGCTGTAGCTTTAGCAGCTAGTTGTGCTTTTATGCTCCCTGTTGCCACGCCACCAAATGCTATTGTCTTTGGTTCTGGCTTAATAAAGGTGCCTCAAATGGCAAAAGCAGGGTTCCTATTAAATATTCTTGCGATTCTTATTGTGTCCTTTATAGCTGTGGTATCAGTACCTTACTTTTTACTCTGA
- a CDS encoding TonB-dependent receptor, translating to MNKLYISLVSILLFTSSLTILAADETEEIEEVIVTGSQIKGAKITGALPVSIITGADIEAIGVDSGDDLLEHIVEQGQNYFTEAEDASGGVNASRGDVGAYNLRNLGVGNTLTLLNGRRLVSSPGYQTELIGGDYVPTTSVNSNLIPVTGIERLEILRDGASAIYGADAVAGVINNVLQKDFEGLTVRAKVSGYDHFTTEDSKVTIKWGSFFNDGATNVGVFFDHYDRGNINAQEDPRWGAGEHRPFVDDDSPWKTSTSFRNLSSHSLYGQFDMVSSKEHAGESYNHLWTDSNGEFEIFPLGDAKCTNRGHPLFDTGYGTCIAQDGNGALRSNFWGKTDVRSELVRTNVVMFINHEMDNGVEAFTELGFYTSDSDRIAHPSYAFSSSKHRIGPDHYYLNQLKVDVDGVPTAIFAGKQLYIDNYRYEERQRLVNVKKDTYRFLQGFRGTTGAWDWETAFVTSKATSDDVTSNRMSNNLLKEALYDSTQAAYNPFSAGVNSNIERTLVDVYRKGTSELTMFDFKMSNNALWSLPAGDVGLLVGFEYRDEEMDDDRDPRLDGTITYTDYEGDTYPLVADVLNSSPTGDVSGSRDVSSVFAELQIPVAETIDMQLAVRHEDFSDFGNATVGKLALGWQILDQINFRASVSTAFRAPNIIQVNETTVVRSGTRYDRAAFQVNAVQSVDNVIDSDSRYTIQRMATGAAGLDAEESDNTSYGIVLTPSDELLITIDAWTIEKDKTIGLFGRENQTVNDMLLRFQNGTNNCSTFAGDPLVVREAPDEGDLAGFAAAGVCPFGDIKYIKNNYTNMAKRTIEGTDIGVYYTVETDYGEFDFRYNGTFLDEFEQKASGDFAALQAKKDSGVIPESIPLKGFGDLLGKDGIYDEKHSMRLSWQKGPYRVSLTELMKGSFVQTSLGTKNGIPYEVPSMTTRDLTLSYNFKMMGNEARVRFAVKNIQDERAPTADRYYGYYADAHSDYGRNYYVDFTLKM from the coding sequence ATGAACAAATTATATATATCATTGGTATCTATACTTCTATTTACCTCATCATTAACTATTTTAGCAGCTGATGAAACTGAAGAAATAGAAGAAGTGATCGTAACTGGTAGCCAGATTAAAGGTGCTAAGATAACAGGTGCTTTACCTGTTTCAATTATAACAGGTGCAGATATTGAAGCCATTGGAGTTGATTCTGGCGATGACCTGCTTGAACACATAGTTGAGCAAGGTCAAAACTACTTTACAGAAGCGGAAGATGCTTCTGGTGGTGTGAATGCATCTCGAGGAGATGTTGGAGCCTATAACTTAAGAAATTTAGGTGTTGGTAATACTCTAACGCTTCTCAATGGTAGAAGGTTAGTAAGCTCACCTGGTTATCAGACTGAATTAATTGGAGGAGATTATGTCCCAACTACCAGTGTGAACTCAAACTTAATTCCTGTTACTGGAATTGAGAGATTGGAAATTTTACGAGATGGTGCTTCAGCTATTTATGGTGCAGATGCTGTGGCCGGTGTTATCAACAATGTCTTACAAAAAGATTTTGAAGGATTGACAGTTAGGGCCAAAGTTAGTGGGTATGATCACTTTACTACTGAAGACAGTAAAGTAACTATTAAGTGGGGATCATTCTTTAATGATGGGGCTACCAATGTAGGTGTATTTTTTGACCACTATGATCGTGGTAACATAAATGCGCAAGAAGACCCAAGATGGGGTGCAGGAGAACATAGACCTTTTGTTGATGATGATTCACCATGGAAAACAAGCACTTCTTTTAGAAACTTAAGCTCACACTCTTTGTATGGTCAGTTTGATATGGTAAGTTCAAAGGAACATGCTGGCGAAAGTTATAATCATTTGTGGACTGACTCTAACGGAGAGTTTGAAATTTTTCCTCTAGGTGATGCTAAATGTACTAACAGAGGTCATCCTCTTTTTGATACAGGTTATGGAACTTGTATTGCTCAAGATGGAAATGGTGCTTTGAGAAGTAATTTCTGGGGCAAGACTGATGTTAGATCTGAACTTGTCAGAACCAATGTTGTCATGTTTATTAATCATGAAATGGATAATGGAGTCGAAGCATTTACAGAACTCGGCTTTTATACCTCAGATAGTGATAGAATTGCACATCCTTCTTATGCATTTTCATCTTCAAAACATAGAATTGGTCCGGATCATTACTATTTAAATCAACTTAAGGTAGATGTAGATGGCGTACCTACAGCCATATTTGCTGGGAAACAGCTTTATATTGATAATTATCGATACGAAGAGAGACAAAGGCTAGTCAATGTAAAAAAAGATACGTATAGATTTCTTCAAGGTTTTAGAGGCACAACCGGTGCTTGGGACTGGGAAACAGCTTTCGTAACTTCTAAAGCTACATCTGATGATGTAACAAGCAATAGAATGTCTAATAATCTTCTGAAAGAAGCTTTGTATGACTCTACTCAAGCTGCTTACAACCCTTTTAGTGCAGGAGTAAATTCAAATATAGAAAGAACGTTGGTTGATGTTTACAGAAAAGGCACAAGTGAACTCACAATGTTTGATTTTAAAATGTCTAATAACGCACTATGGTCACTTCCAGCAGGAGACGTAGGTCTCTTGGTAGGATTTGAGTACCGTGATGAAGAAATGGATGATGACAGAGATCCAAGATTAGATGGAACTATCACGTATACTGACTACGAAGGTGATACCTATCCATTAGTAGCAGATGTTTTAAATTCATCACCAACAGGAGATGTTTCAGGCTCAAGAGATGTATCATCTGTGTTTGCTGAATTACAAATTCCTGTAGCAGAAACAATTGACATGCAGTTAGCAGTTCGACATGAAGATTTCTCTGACTTTGGCAACGCCACAGTAGGAAAACTTGCATTAGGCTGGCAAATATTAGATCAGATAAATTTTAGAGCCTCTGTATCAACAGCGTTTAGAGCTCCAAACATCATTCAGGTGAATGAAACGACCGTTGTAAGATCTGGAACAAGATATGACCGAGCAGCATTTCAAGTTAATGCAGTGCAAAGCGTTGATAATGTGATCGATTCTGATTCACGTTACACCATTCAAAGAATGGCAACAGGAGCTGCAGGTCTTGATGCTGAAGAATCAGATAACACGTCCTATGGTATTGTTTTAACTCCATCAGATGAATTACTTATTACCATTGATGCTTGGACTATTGAAAAAGATAAAACTATTGGCTTGTTCGGTCGCGAAAACCAAACAGTCAATGACATGCTTTTAAGATTTCAAAATGGAACAAATAATTGTTCAACTTTTGCGGGAGATCCTTTGGTTGTGAGAGAGGCTCCTGATGAAGGTGATCTAGCTGGTTTTGCAGCAGCAGGCGTATGCCCTTTTGGGGACATTAAATACATCAAGAATAATTACACCAACATGGCAAAAAGAACCATTGAAGGTACTGATATTGGTGTCTACTATACTGTTGAAACTGACTATGGTGAGTTTGATTTTCGATACAATGGAACATTTCTTGATGAATTTGAACAAAAAGCGAGTGGAGATTTTGCTGCCCTTCAAGCCAAAAAAGACAGCGGCGTAATTCCAGAATCAATTCCTTTAAAGGGTTTTGGTGATCTACTTGGAAAAGACGGAATCTATGATGAAAAGCACTCTATGAGATTGTCCTGGCAAAAAGGGCCCTACAGAGTCAGCTTAACGGAACTTATGAAAGGTTCATTTGTGCAAACTTCATTAGGTACAAAGAATGGTATACCTTATGAAGTTCCTAGTATGACAACAAGGGATCTAACATTGTCGTATAACTTTAAAATGATGGGCAATGAAGCAAGAGTTAGATTTGCTGTAAAAAATATTCAAGACGAAAGAGCTCCTACAGCAGACAGATATTATGGATACTATGCTGATGCTCATTCAGACTATGGAAGGAACTATTATGTTGATTTCACTTTAAAAATGTAA
- a CDS encoding LysR family transcriptional regulator, giving the protein MRTRQLEVFHAVYTKGTITEAAKSLHVSQPSVSKVLAHTEHQLGFLLFARIKRKLIPTPEADILFSYADKIHQDLSKLKLLATNIITSPPGLIRLACTPSLGIDLVPNLVSIFSSDFPGVHFQTHTFHHDEILNHINEGSIDIGLAYDAKENEEVESIRILEGSFVVLSSDKFPFPNKVLSCEDLHNIPFIKIEGPLSEKLNHFFKVHNFQPNFITTTDTYQMARSFVEKGVGITILDEISASSYNSQYKIWELKHSPVFDVNIILSRSTSRALILENFITFTLSHNYKL; this is encoded by the coding sequence ATGAGAACAAGGCAATTAGAGGTATTTCATGCTGTTTACACAAAAGGTACCATAACTGAAGCAGCTAAATCTTTACATGTGTCGCAACCTTCAGTAAGTAAAGTGTTAGCACACACTGAGCATCAATTAGGATTTCTACTTTTTGCAAGGATTAAACGTAAACTAATACCTACTCCAGAAGCAGATATCCTTTTTTCATATGCAGATAAAATTCATCAAGATTTATCAAAACTAAAATTGTTAGCAACAAATATTATAACTAGTCCTCCTGGATTAATTCGGTTAGCTTGCACTCCATCACTAGGCATAGATTTAGTACCTAATTTGGTCTCAATTTTTAGCTCAGATTTTCCAGGCGTACATTTCCAAACTCATACTTTTCACCATGATGAAATTTTAAATCATATCAATGAAGGTAGCATCGATATAGGTTTAGCTTATGATGCTAAGGAGAATGAAGAAGTTGAAAGCATAAGAATTCTAGAGGGAAGTTTCGTAGTCCTTAGTTCAGATAAATTTCCATTCCCTAATAAAGTATTATCTTGTGAAGATTTACATAACATACCTTTTATTAAGATTGAGGGTCCTTTATCTGAAAAGTTAAATCATTTCTTTAAAGTTCATAACTTCCAACCAAATTTTATTACCACTACTGACACATATCAGATGGCAAGATCCTTTGTAGAAAAAGGAGTAGGCATTACAATTTTAGATGAAATATCTGCTTCCTCATACAATAGTCAGTATAAAATATGGGAATTAAAACATTCCCCTGTTTTTGATGTAAATATAATTCTCTCAAGGTCAACTAGCAGAGCTTTAATCTTAGAAAATTTTATAACTTTTACACTAAGTCATAACTATAAGTTATGA
- a CDS encoding FAD-dependent oxidoreductase, with amino-acid sequence MHIHVIGAGVVGLTTAYYLIKQGHNVTIIDQADSVAKGSSYANGGQLSYCLSDPLGKPNLFFKIPSVMFNKDPAIKFKPPKTFKSLNWSFRFLFECLKFRHKKNSLNLLELSLSSKSLFEEMLLNIGSDFSYEKSSKIVLYDNIKSLHQEISFISKKNQMGSDNKSLSMEEAINIEPAIATLKANFVGAIYSKSDEVGDSYLFCQNLYSWLLEQDARFIFNSKVTKINKHKNKISSLTINSQELEVQNIVICAGAYSDKLVDISFPIIPVRGYSITLPTGSLKFSKSLTITDKRMLFTKMGDKVRITGFADFLGQDKSLDQARMSQLLSLAKDIAPHLADYGSKDIIQWSGDRPLTPSSVPIIGPMNTKGIYVNTGQGFYGWTLACASGNRLAEFFK; translated from the coding sequence ATGCACATACATGTCATTGGCGCGGGAGTAGTTGGACTCACTACAGCTTATTATCTAATTAAACAGGGTCATAACGTCACCATAATAGATCAAGCTGACAGTGTTGCTAAGGGCTCAAGTTACGCTAATGGAGGACAACTATCTTATTGTTTATCAGATCCTTTGGGAAAGCCCAACTTATTTTTTAAGATACCTTCGGTAATGTTTAATAAAGATCCTGCTATTAAATTTAAGCCACCAAAAACGTTTAAATCTTTAAACTGGTCTTTTAGATTTTTGTTTGAATGTTTAAAATTCAGACATAAAAAAAATAGCCTAAATTTATTAGAACTCTCTCTTTCTTCTAAATCACTTTTTGAAGAAATGTTGTTAAATATTGGATCAGATTTTTCTTATGAAAAATCTTCAAAGATTGTACTTTACGACAATATAAAATCTCTTCATCAGGAGATTTCTTTTATTTCAAAAAAAAATCAGATGGGATCTGATAATAAAAGTCTATCGATGGAAGAGGCAATAAATATTGAACCGGCAATCGCAACTTTAAAAGCAAATTTTGTGGGCGCTATTTATTCAAAGTCAGACGAGGTAGGAGATAGTTATCTTTTTTGTCAGAACTTATATAGTTGGCTGTTGGAACAAGATGCAAGGTTTATATTTAATTCTAAAGTGACTAAAATTAATAAGCACAAAAATAAAATTTCTTCACTAACAATTAATTCCCAAGAATTAGAAGTTCAGAATATTGTGATTTGTGCTGGTGCTTACTCTGATAAGTTAGTAGATATTTCGTTTCCTATAATTCCTGTAAGGGGTTACAGTATTACTTTACCTACAGGAAGCCTAAAGTTCTCAAAGAGCTTAACAATTACGGACAAAAGGATGTTGTTTACAAAAATGGGGGACAAAGTAAGAATTACTGGCTTTGCTGATTTTTTAGGACAAGATAAGTCTTTAGATCAGGCAAGAATGTCTCAATTATTGAGTTTAGCTAAGGATATAGCGCCTCATTTAGCTGATTATGGTTCAAAAGATATAATTCAATGGAGTGGGGATAGACCTTTAACTCCTTCTAGTGTTCCAATCATTGGACCAATGAATACTAAAGGAATATATGTAAATACAGGTCAGGGTTTTTATGGTTGGACTCTTGCTTGCGCTTCAGGCAACCGTTTGGCTGAATTTTTTAAATAA
- a CDS encoding membrane dipeptidase gives MSKFLFASLFFIFNSSFSVQLNANQGYSFDDTVFSDMHAHPSRFHRDHIDSIGLAEIELYLSQGMNLVVAAISTDMAFQGNYVTEDGVIPRGKYKPLPGESYKLTMERLERIKKTSQHKKAVLALSPNDVLVAKDAEHLSIISAIEGADGLEGNIQNLYTFYEMGLRLIQLVHFRANKLGHVQSYPYSPGGLTEFGKEVVLEANKLNIIIDIAHANTETILDVLEFSKDPVIFSHGGLKSLKDQDRALTDQEVILIAQQGGIVGIWPHGKYIESVSVMVDYIEHVIKLVGPEHVGIGSDLRGVSKYSEGFGSDAYFHSIVEEMTLRGYDKPTIGKVMGGNFFSLWQKVVS, from the coding sequence ATGTCTAAATTTTTATTTGCTTCTTTGTTTTTCATCTTTAATAGTTCTTTTTCTGTTCAATTAAATGCTAATCAAGGCTATTCATTTGATGATACTGTTTTTTCTGATATGCATGCACACCCTAGTAGATTCCATAGAGATCATATAGATAGTATTGGACTGGCTGAGATTGAATTATATTTATCTCAGGGCATGAATTTAGTAGTAGCTGCTATCAGCACTGATATGGCTTTTCAAGGAAATTATGTTACTGAGGATGGGGTCATTCCTAGAGGTAAATATAAACCTCTTCCCGGCGAATCCTATAAATTAACTATGGAAAGACTAGAGCGTATAAAAAAAACAAGCCAACATAAAAAGGCTGTTTTGGCTCTTTCTCCAAATGATGTTCTAGTTGCAAAGGATGCTGAGCACTTGTCAATTATTTCAGCAATAGAAGGGGCTGATGGACTAGAAGGGAATATTCAAAACCTTTATACCTTTTATGAAATGGGCCTACGATTAATTCAGTTAGTTCATTTCAGGGCAAATAAATTAGGGCATGTTCAAAGTTATCCTTATAGCCCCGGTGGCTTAACAGAATTTGGAAAAGAGGTGGTTCTAGAAGCTAATAAGTTAAATATAATTATAGATATTGCTCATGCAAATACTGAAACCATTCTTGATGTACTAGAATTCTCTAAAGACCCCGTTATTTTTAGCCATGGTGGTCTAAAATCTCTTAAAGATCAGGATAGAGCTCTGACTGACCAAGAGGTTATTCTTATTGCTCAACAGGGAGGGATAGTTGGTATTTGGCCTCATGGGAAATATATTGAGTCAGTCAGTGTAATGGTTGATTATATTGAGCATGTTATTAAATTAGTAGGCCCAGAGCATGTAGGCATTGGATCTGATTTGAGAGGTGTGTCTAAATATAGCGAAGGCTTTGGAAGTGATGCTTATTTCCATTCTATTGTTGAAGAGATGACTCTAAGAGGTTATGACAAGCCAACAATTGGAAAGGTCATGGGTGGAAATTTCTTTAGCCTTTGGCAAAAGGTTGTAAGTTAG